A single Lactuca sativa cultivar Salinas chromosome 8, Lsat_Salinas_v11, whole genome shotgun sequence DNA region contains:
- the LOC111907633 gene encoding uncharacterized protein LOC111907633 produces MAVRSKRVTDPLDERVKDRIVGRDRVPDMVYSSSGSEHSGTSSEIGDGESSSDHSLSYLLHCFDEDGNEDAINGDELDEIHLQDNDLDSDSDSNSDRMEAKCIEIISTLQSLNADKFRNVLFANVVKAMDVFRSLRASTQILNRNMIYFLQKLGYNAAICKTKWESCGGLTAGNYEFIDVVRSDSGIRYFIDLNFAGEFEIARPTNQFQRFSKKLPIVFVGKSADLKMIVKLMSDEIRRSLKSRGLLLPPWRKNRFMQNKWFGPYRRTLNCTAANVAIPVTHTKPAVKCSLIGFNVVDSAPLFSAATRTR; encoded by the coding sequence ATGGCAGTCAGATCAAAGCGTGTAACTGATCCTCTAGATGAACGAGTTAAGGATCGAATCGTCGGCCGTGACAGGGTGCCGGATATGGTGTACAGTAGCAGCGGTAGCGAACACAGCGGCACCAGCAGCGAAATCGGCGATGGTGAATCATCGTCAGATCATTCTCTATCTTACCTTCTCCATTGTTTCGATGAAGACGGAAACGAAGATGCGATCAACGGTGATGAGTTAGATGAAATTCATTTGCAGGATAACGATTTGGATTCGGATTCAGATTCGAATTCCGATCGTATGGAAGCAAAATGTATCGAAATTATTTCGACATTGCAGAGTTTAAATGCTGATAAGTTCAGAAACGTCCTCTTCGCCAATGTTGTAAAAGCTATGGATGTTTTTCGATCTCTAAGAGCTAGCACACAGATCCTCAACCGAAACATGATTTACTTCCTTCAAAAACTCGGCTATAACGCGGCGATTTGCAAGACAAAGTGGGAGAGCTGCGGTGGACTCACGGCCGGGAACTACGAGTTCATCGACGTCGTCCGATCCGATTCCGGCATTCGTTACTTCATCGACCTCAACTTTGCCGGAGAGTTTGAGATCGCTAGACCGACGAATCAATTCCAACGCTTTTCAAAAAAATTACCGATTGTCTTCGTCGGAAAAAGTGCAGATTTGAAGATGATCGTGAAATTAATGAGCGACGAAATAAGGCGATCACTGAAGAGCAGAGGATTACTCCTCCCTCCATGGAGAAAAAACCGGTTCATGCAGAACAAATGGTTTGGACCATACCGCCGAACGTTGAATTGCACGGCGGCCAACGTAGCGATTCCGGTAACACACACGAAGCCGGCCGTTAAATGCAGTTTGATTGGATTTAACGTCGTCGACAGTGCTCCGTTATTCTCCGCGGCAACCCGTACAAGATAA